In a genomic window of Candidatus Palauibacter polyketidifaciens:
- a CDS encoding PD-(D/E)XK nuclease family protein, producing the protein MPASSARFIVSPTAAVRFDAARSWLGGQPSTAGVTIIGETLSGPHELLLRGVRTAGAAMGWRRTTLHLLARDVALSRLASDGRAIGDSVARDAIVARALAGLGRRKLGRLAGVSDTPGFVRAVGRALDALRMAGVTPSELAPVDADLAVFFEAVEAEWRAAGLADRAGVFEAALSALRDPESRSRVEDDRFMILDARIWTELEERFVAALIARGRELLATVPEGDDRTLRALEEAGARRSDPPGIDGTATGAVGRLHGHLFGSAPAESAVDDAVTVFSAPGEGREAVEIARRLIALAEAGTPFDRCAILLRQPEDYRPYLEEALNRAGIRPWFARGVRRPDPAGRAFLALLRCRAEDYSAIRFSEYVSIGEVPNKGEDAERVPRRWERLLVDAAVVGGLDRWERRLDGLAAELEFKRAALETEDAENPRLAWIDGTRANLASLREYALPLLSELSELPAEARWESWLAALVPLAARSLRRPGNVLAALSDLAPMGPLGPVKLDEVVRVLTPRLLQAPEPPPANRYGRVFIGSIDAARGLAFDVVFVPGMAERVFPPKIGEDPILLDEMRRRLAPGRLLTNRDRVQHERLAFRLAVGAARKQVILSYPRIDAMKTRPRVPSFYALEAIRAAEGRLPGFEVLAQRAEEVSDARIGWPAPKSRAQAIDEAEYDLAVLDELDGHDLRGERAVKAAGHLLHSNPHLARALRFRAYRWEVPRWTWADGLIQLSERAAEVLAGRSPDARPYSATALQHFAACPYRFYLQAIQGLRPREEPAGIEALDPLQRGSLVHQVQFELLTRLQAESTKERPLLPVGPENDARVSELLEDVLEKVAGDFRDRLVPAIDRVWDDGIEAIRQDLREWLRHEIDSKSPFEPWRFELSFGLPQDPNRDAHSVGEPVDLAVGLKLRGAIDLIERTPAGVLRVTDHKTGRYRAKAGATIQGGELLQPVLYALAAQSLFPDQRVESGRLYYCTADGEFRDHVVPLDDRALEAAGILSEIVSGAFEAGSFPALPREDACRWCDYRQVCGPDEELRTRSKPPPVHLRRLREYP; encoded by the coding sequence CTCGCGACGCCATCGTCGCGCGCGCGCTGGCGGGGCTCGGTCGGCGGAAACTGGGGCGGTTGGCGGGGGTGTCGGACACGCCCGGCTTCGTTCGCGCCGTGGGCCGGGCCCTGGACGCCCTCCGCATGGCGGGCGTCACGCCGTCCGAGCTCGCCCCCGTCGACGCGGACCTCGCCGTCTTCTTCGAAGCGGTCGAGGCGGAGTGGCGGGCGGCGGGACTCGCGGATCGGGCCGGCGTATTCGAGGCCGCGCTGTCCGCGCTGCGCGATCCGGAATCCCGGAGCAGGGTCGAGGACGACCGTTTCATGATTCTCGACGCCCGGATCTGGACCGAACTGGAGGAGCGGTTCGTTGCGGCCCTCATCGCGCGGGGCCGCGAGTTGCTGGCGACCGTCCCGGAGGGGGATGACCGCACGCTGCGGGCCCTGGAAGAAGCAGGCGCGCGCCGTTCCGATCCGCCCGGGATCGATGGGACCGCCACCGGGGCGGTCGGGCGCCTTCACGGGCACCTCTTCGGCTCGGCGCCGGCCGAATCCGCCGTGGACGATGCGGTCACCGTGTTCTCGGCTCCCGGCGAGGGCCGGGAAGCCGTGGAGATCGCCCGGAGACTCATCGCGCTCGCCGAGGCCGGTACGCCCTTCGACCGGTGCGCGATCCTTCTCCGGCAGCCCGAGGACTATCGACCGTACCTGGAGGAGGCTCTCAATCGGGCGGGAATCCGGCCCTGGTTCGCGCGCGGCGTGCGGCGTCCGGATCCGGCGGGCCGGGCCTTTCTCGCCCTTCTCCGTTGCCGGGCCGAGGACTACTCGGCGATTCGCTTCTCGGAGTATGTCTCGATCGGGGAGGTGCCGAACAAGGGAGAGGACGCGGAGCGGGTGCCGCGGCGCTGGGAGCGGCTGCTCGTCGACGCGGCCGTTGTCGGTGGCCTGGATCGATGGGAGCGGCGACTCGATGGGCTCGCCGCGGAACTCGAATTCAAGCGCGCCGCGCTGGAAACGGAGGACGCCGAGAACCCGCGCCTCGCATGGATCGACGGGACGCGCGCCAATCTCGCTTCGCTCCGGGAGTACGCCTTGCCGCTGCTGTCGGAACTGTCCGAACTGCCCGCGGAGGCCCGCTGGGAGAGCTGGCTGGCCGCGCTGGTCCCGCTCGCCGCCCGCTCGCTTCGGCGGCCCGGCAACGTGCTCGCCGCCTTGTCCGACCTCGCGCCGATGGGGCCTCTGGGTCCGGTGAAGCTGGACGAAGTCGTGCGCGTTCTCACGCCCCGACTCCTGCAGGCTCCCGAGCCGCCGCCTGCGAACCGTTACGGCCGCGTGTTCATCGGGTCGATCGATGCGGCTCGGGGGCTCGCCTTCGATGTCGTGTTCGTCCCCGGCATGGCCGAGCGCGTGTTTCCTCCCAAGATCGGGGAAGATCCGATCCTCCTCGACGAGATGCGGCGCCGGCTGGCTCCCGGCCGTCTTCTGACGAACCGCGACCGCGTTCAGCATGAGCGGCTCGCCTTCAGGCTCGCCGTCGGGGCGGCGCGGAAGCAGGTCATCCTCTCCTATCCGCGCATCGACGCCATGAAGACCCGGCCCCGCGTCCCCTCCTTCTACGCGCTCGAGGCGATTCGCGCCGCGGAGGGGCGGCTGCCCGGCTTCGAGGTCCTCGCACAGCGGGCGGAGGAGGTCTCCGATGCCCGGATCGGATGGCCGGCGCCCAAGTCCCGCGCGCAGGCGATCGATGAAGCCGAATACGACCTCGCCGTGCTCGACGAACTCGACGGGCACGATCTCCGCGGGGAACGCGCGGTGAAGGCCGCCGGTCATCTCCTCCACTCGAACCCCCACCTCGCGCGCGCCCTCCGCTTCCGCGCCTACCGATGGGAGGTGCCGCGATGGACGTGGGCGGACGGACTCATTCAACTCTCAGAGCGTGCGGCGGAAGTGCTGGCGGGGCGGTCGCCCGACGCACGTCCTTACTCGGCGACGGCGCTCCAGCACTTCGCGGCCTGTCCGTACCGCTTCTATCTCCAGGCGATCCAGGGTCTGCGCCCGCGCGAGGAACCGGCCGGGATCGAGGCGCTCGATCCGCTGCAGCGCGGTTCGCTCGTGCACCAGGTGCAGTTCGAACTCCTGACCCGGCTCCAGGCCGAAAGCACGAAGGAGCGGCCCCTCCTTCCGGTGGGGCCGGAGAACGACGCGCGGGTATCCGAACTCCTCGAGGACGTGCTCGAGAAGGTGGCGGGGGACTTCCGCGATCGCCTCGTGCCCGCGATCGACCGGGTCTGGGACGACGGCATTGAAGCGATCCGACAGGACCTGCGGGAGTGGCTGCGGCACGAGATCGACAGCAAGTCGCCGTTCGAGCCGTGGCGCTTCGAACTCTCCTTCGGGCTCCCGCAGGACCCGAACCGCGACGCGCACTCCGTGGGGGAGCCCGTCGACCTGGCCGTCGGACTGAAGCTCCGCGGCGCCATCGACCTGATCGAACGGACCCCGGCCGGGGTCCTGCGAGTCACGGACCACAAGACGGGCCGTTACCGGGCAAAGGCGGGCGCCACGATCCAGGGCGGCGAACTCCTGCAGCCGGTCCTCTACGCGCTCGCCGCACAGTCGCTCTTTCCGGACCAGCGCGTGGAATCGGGCCGGCTCTACTACTGCACGGCGGACGGCGAATTCCGGGACCACGTCGTGCCGCTCGACGACCGGGCGCTCGAAGCGGCGGGGATCCTGAGCGAGATCGTGAGCGGGGCCTTCGAGGCCGGGAGTTTTCCGGCGCTTCCGCGGGAGGATGCCTGCCGCTGGTGCGACTACCGGCAGGTCTGCGGACCCGACGAGGAGCTGCGCACCCGGAGCAAACCCCCGCCCGTCCATCTGCGGCGTCTGAGGGAGTACCCGTGA